Proteins encoded by one window of Chrysiogenes arsenatis DSM 11915:
- a CDS encoding flagellar basal body P-ring protein FlgI, with product MRHAYHAIIFLILLIFPIAHAAMPSVAIKDLTDIQGVRSNQLIGYGLVVGLDGTGDGNGTGFTTQSLTNMLSRMGITSDANEVKVKNVASVMVTASLPPFVRPGAKIDITVSSLGDATSLEGGTLLLTPLSAPNGEVFAVAQGQITIGGFNAGGGGGGAQKNHSTSGRISNGALVERELGFELTGRESITLLLKQPDFTTADNIRRAIESVYGFGVAQTNSSGAIDVIIPANHQRDITGFIAGMTNLQVDRGNSGKIVINEKTGTIVVGADVRIGPVAISHGNLNVQIAPPVNEDGEPVGAGRNDRLIMMDGNVGIGAVVEALNRMGVSPRDLIAIIQAIKHAGALSGELEFI from the coding sequence ATGCGACACGCGTACCATGCGATAATTTTTCTGATACTGTTGATTTTTCCGATCGCTCACGCTGCAATGCCGTCGGTTGCGATTAAGGATCTCACTGACATTCAAGGCGTCCGCTCCAACCAACTTATCGGATACGGACTGGTTGTTGGGCTTGACGGCACGGGTGATGGTAACGGAACGGGATTTACCACACAGAGTTTAACTAACATGCTGAGCCGTATGGGCATTACCTCTGATGCCAATGAGGTAAAAGTCAAAAACGTTGCTTCGGTGATGGTAACGGCTTCGCTCCCGCCCTTTGTCCGCCCGGGCGCAAAGATAGATATTACGGTTTCATCACTGGGCGATGCAACGAGCCTAGAAGGAGGCACATTGCTGCTGACACCACTGAGCGCTCCGAATGGTGAAGTATTTGCCGTCGCCCAGGGACAAATTACCATTGGTGGCTTTAACGCTGGTGGCGGTGGTGGTGGCGCCCAGAAAAATCATAGCACCTCCGGTCGTATCAGCAATGGCGCGCTCGTGGAGCGTGAGCTGGGATTTGAACTTACTGGTCGCGAATCGATTACGTTACTCCTGAAACAACCGGACTTCACCACAGCCGATAATATTCGTCGCGCCATCGAAAGTGTCTATGGCTTCGGCGTTGCCCAGACGAACTCATCTGGCGCTATCGATGTTATTATTCCAGCAAATCATCAACGTGACATTACCGGCTTTATTGCAGGGATGACCAATCTGCAAGTCGATCGGGGGAATTCGGGCAAGATCGTGATTAACGAAAAAACCGGTACGATCGTTGTAGGGGCAGATGTCCGTATCGGGCCAGTTGCTATCAGCCATGGGAATCTGAATGTACAAATCGCCCCTCCCGTGAACGAGGATGGCGAACCGGTAGGTGCCGGAAGGAATGATCGGCTAATTATGATGGATGGCAACGTGGGGATTGGTGCGGTGGTCGAAGCACTGAACCGCATGGGCGTTTCGCCACGCGACCTGATTGCAATCATCCAAGCGATTAAGCATGCGGGCGCACTCAGCGGTGAACTCGAGTTCATTTAA
- a CDS encoding flagellar basal body L-ring protein FlgH has translation MKILPILLASIAVGIAGCGARSQHPIPDLGYIEDYNVRDENRARETGSLWEDSQTTSIYFLDKKARRVNDIITVRIVESSSASNSGTTSTSRSSNVNMGVDTFLGQEDTLFGASKAIGKVTGAAFTPSVGASSNNSFSGAGAKQKSDTITATISARVVKVLSNGNLAVRGKRELVIDDEKQTIYISGIVRPEDVDAQNTIPSTLLADAQIMYTGSGSIATSQRKGWATQLVEYVWPF, from the coding sequence ATGAAAATACTTCCCATCTTACTGGCGAGCATCGCCGTCGGCATTGCCGGTTGTGGCGCACGTTCGCAACACCCCATCCCTGATTTGGGATATATCGAGGATTACAATGTTCGAGATGAAAATCGCGCCCGTGAGACTGGTAGCTTATGGGAAGATTCGCAAACGACGAGCATCTATTTTCTTGATAAAAAAGCACGACGCGTCAACGACATTATCACCGTGCGCATTGTCGAATCAAGCTCTGCTTCCAACAGCGGCACCACCTCTACTTCCCGTTCTAGCAACGTTAATATGGGTGTAGACACCTTCTTGGGTCAGGAAGACACCCTCTTTGGCGCCAGTAAAGCAATTGGCAAAGTAACAGGTGCGGCCTTCACGCCATCGGTCGGCGCTTCATCCAATAACAGCTTTAGTGGTGCGGGAGCCAAACAAAAATCAGATACCATCACCGCTACCATTTCCGCACGTGTGGTTAAAGTACTCAGCAATGGCAATCTTGCCGTACGCGGCAAACGAGAGCTGGTCATAGATGACGAAAAACAAACCATTTATATTAGCGGCATTGTCAGACCAGAAGACGTTGACGCGCAGAACACCATCCCTTCAACCCTGCTGGCCGACGCACAGATCATGTATACCGGCAGTGGATCAATTGCCACTTCGCAACGCAAAGGGTGGGCAACCCAGTTGGTCGAATACGTTTGGCCGTTTTAA
- a CDS encoding phosphatidylserine decarboxylase has product MKQPLWGIAREGYSLILIPLALGILASAFGYKVTSTALIATGLFCLFFFRDPERRGSFTAQQIVSPADGKVIAIKRHATHPVGQQAPESEKDQEWLQVCIFLNIFNVHVNRSPFAGKIVQYQYRPGRFHAADKDEAALENEHNLVAVQTDFGPLVYFKQIAGLVARRVVFWGKNGDRLEPGMRIGLMKFSSRMDLFLPVDTVLSVKEGDKVVAGKTVLGEFHA; this is encoded by the coding sequence ATGAAACAACCACTCTGGGGCATTGCTCGTGAAGGATATTCACTCATTTTGATTCCACTCGCACTGGGGATACTTGCCAGCGCATTTGGCTATAAAGTGACATCAACGGCGCTTATCGCTACGGGGCTTTTTTGCCTCTTCTTTTTTCGTGATCCGGAGCGGCGCGGTTCATTTACGGCGCAGCAAATTGTTTCTCCCGCCGACGGAAAAGTGATCGCCATAAAACGGCACGCCACCCATCCCGTAGGACAACAAGCACCGGAAAGCGAAAAAGATCAGGAGTGGCTGCAAGTCTGCATTTTCTTGAACATTTTTAACGTCCATGTCAATCGCTCCCCTTTTGCGGGAAAAATTGTCCAGTATCAGTACCGCCCAGGGCGGTTTCATGCGGCGGATAAAGACGAGGCGGCACTCGAAAACGAGCACAACCTTGTTGCCGTACAAACCGACTTTGGCCCGCTCGTTTACTTTAAACAAATTGCCGGACTCGTCGCACGGCGTGTGGTGTTTTGGGGCAAGAACGGAGATCGGTTGGAGCCAGGGATGCGCATTGGTCTGATGAAATTCAGTTCGCGCATGGATCTTTTCCTGCCAGTCGATACCGTTCTTTCAGTCAAGGAAGGCGATAAAGTAGTCGCTGGCAAAACCGTATTGGGAGAATTTCATGCATAA